In a single window of the Antedon mediterranea chromosome 1, ecAntMedi1.1, whole genome shotgun sequence genome:
- the LOC140047228 gene encoding pyrroline-5-carboxylate reductase 3-like isoform X2 — protein sequence MLSLVTADRVMASAPSDKNLVKWQEKGIKTTNVNSEVMKDCNMVFLACKPYQLGDVLAEVKSEVTKDKLLVSVIAGMDIKFIEDNIGKQCRVIRVMPSTPCLVLAGVSSYCGNSLVTDLDKQLVELFLSKVGMCFEIQERLMNAAAICCGAVPAFLFSAVDALADGSVMVGMQRDIAIKIAAHNLIGAGKMILETGLHPGQLKDNICSPNGATIRGIHALEKGGFRDCLISGIEAGVKRAESMSKD from the exons ATGTTAA GTCTTGTAACAGCTGACCGTGTTATGGCAAGTGCACCAAGTGATAAAAATCTTGTAAAGTGGCAA GAAAAAGGCATAAAGACAACAAATGTGAATAGTGAAGTAATGAAAGATTGTAACATGGTATTTTTAGCCTGTAAACCTTACCAACTTGGTGATGTATTAGCAGAGGTCAAATCTGAGGTCACAAAGGACAAGCTACTAGTTTCTGTCATCGCAGGAATGGACATCAAATTTATTGAAGAT aatattGGTAAACAATGTAGAGTTATACGAGTGATGCCCTCAACGCCTTGCTTAGTATTGGCTGGTGTCAGTAGTTACTGTGGCAACAGTCTGGTCACTGATTTAGACAAACAACTTGTTGAGCTCTTTTTGTCAAAGGTCGGCATGTGCTTTGAAATCCAAGAACGACTCATGAATGCTGCCGCGATATGCTGCGGAGCTGTACCTGCATTT TTATTCTCAGCTGTAGATGCTTTAGCTGATGGCTCTGTTATGGTCGGAATGCAGAGAGACATTGCTATCAAGATTGCTGCCCATAATTTGATT GGTGCCGGGAAAATGATCTTGGAAACGGGCCTACATCCTGGTCAACTGAAAGATAACATTTGCTCTCCTAACGGTGCAACGATACGTGGAATCCATGCCTTGGAAAAGGGAGGATTCCGGGACTGTTTGATATCGGGAATAGAGGCTGGTGTTAAAAGGGCTGAGAGCATGTCAAAGGATTAA
- the LOC140047228 gene encoding pyrroline-5-carboxylate reductase 3-like isoform X1 gives MSELEKVQLGFIGAGNMAQAMAFGFVKTGLVTADRVMASAPSDKNLVKWQEKGIKTTNVNSEVMKDCNMVFLACKPYQLGDVLAEVKSEVTKDKLLVSVIAGMDIKFIEDNIGKQCRVIRVMPSTPCLVLAGVSSYCGNSLVTDLDKQLVELFLSKVGMCFEIQERLMNAAAICCGAVPAFLFSAVDALADGSVMVGMQRDIAIKIAAHNLIGAGKMILETGLHPGQLKDNICSPNGATIRGIHALEKGGFRDCLISGIEAGVKRAESMSKD, from the exons atgtcTGAATTAGAAAAGGTCCAGCTTGGGTTTATTGGTGCTGGTAATATGGCCCAAGCCATGGCGTTTGGATTTGTAAAAACAG GTCTTGTAACAGCTGACCGTGTTATGGCAAGTGCACCAAGTGATAAAAATCTTGTAAAGTGGCAA GAAAAAGGCATAAAGACAACAAATGTGAATAGTGAAGTAATGAAAGATTGTAACATGGTATTTTTAGCCTGTAAACCTTACCAACTTGGTGATGTATTAGCAGAGGTCAAATCTGAGGTCACAAAGGACAAGCTACTAGTTTCTGTCATCGCAGGAATGGACATCAAATTTATTGAAGAT aatattGGTAAACAATGTAGAGTTATACGAGTGATGCCCTCAACGCCTTGCTTAGTATTGGCTGGTGTCAGTAGTTACTGTGGCAACAGTCTGGTCACTGATTTAGACAAACAACTTGTTGAGCTCTTTTTGTCAAAGGTCGGCATGTGCTTTGAAATCCAAGAACGACTCATGAATGCTGCCGCGATATGCTGCGGAGCTGTACCTGCATTT TTATTCTCAGCTGTAGATGCTTTAGCTGATGGCTCTGTTATGGTCGGAATGCAGAGAGACATTGCTATCAAGATTGCTGCCCATAATTTGATT GGTGCCGGGAAAATGATCTTGGAAACGGGCCTACATCCTGGTCAACTGAAAGATAACATTTGCTCTCCTAACGGTGCAACGATACGTGGAATCCATGCCTTGGAAAAGGGAGGATTCCGGGACTGTTTGATATCGGGAATAGAGGCTGGTGTTAAAAGGGCTGAGAGCATGTCAAAGGATTAA